From a region of the Vanrija pseudolonga chromosome 2, complete sequence genome:
- the dhtkd1 gene encoding putative 2-oxoglutarate dehydrogenase E1 component DHKTD1, mitochondrial, translated as MFRVRTTNTITRRCRVAAPAPRALARYHDDASFGYRVPSKYTLPDYTEAELANRNDNAPLLRYVESVRRHGHRAAKIDPLDLMERDPVGALDPYRYGLDDNTSYPLNGILHLPNSTTPRSEAGEGENTSLPLKDIREHLMGTYVDRIGYEFQHCPNKHERLWFSHHLETHTASPPLADGITAERKKRIWELLSRSEEFDRFMGKKFPNLKRYGCEGAESMLPALDTLFELGADAGLASIIVALPHRGRLSLLTEPELFGYSATQLFSKVRGSPEFNPENAPGATGDVISHLAAIKNLDYDGKGVKIEMLQNPSHLEAANPVALGITRAKQMSLLKSSPAECQLGDRVLCVQLHGDAAFSGQGVVAESLGLSGLPHYGSGGTVHIIVNNNIGYTTPATFSRSSVYASDVGKIIGAPILHVNGDYPEDVVRAMDVAFQYRTKFRKDIIVDLICYRRWGHNELDEPGFTQPLMYEKIRSRKSVPELFEQRLKDQSVLTEADAKAGRDAYNAKLNDQLAGVDSFKAESEMLGGKWKDIVWPASSAANPAPETGLPIDRLTEVGRASVTLPDDFNVHSRLKRHISARLKALDAKVDFATAEAMAFGTLLQDGYDVRISGQDVGRGTFSQRHAMFVDQKDESCFVPLNDSLKAPGKLELANSSLSEMAVLGFEIGMSWGNPHLLPIWEAQFGDFNNGAQSMIDTFLVGSQAKWLKQTGLVMLLPHGYDGAGPEHSSSKVERFLQMSDDGAATPAHDVNLIVANPSTPSQLYHLLRRQVVRNFRKPLIVASPKGLLRSPVAASPLSAMGPGTKFEPVIADKVEGPVRKVLVVSGKHYYTLAEALQKAGDSNVALVRVEELSPFPTEELSKALEAFPADTAVTWAQEEPANQGAWTYVRPRIDAILKKRGSEPVGYAGRRALPTTAVGVGAWHKAETEEIVRDALA; from the exons cgacccctACCGCTACGGCCTGGATGACAACACGTCGTACCCGCTCAACGGCATCCTGCACCTGCCCAACTCGACGACACCGCGctccgaggcgggcgagggcgagaacACGTCGCTGCCGCTCAAGGACATCCGCGAGCACCTGATGGGCACGTACGTCGACCGCATCGGGTACGAGTTCCAGCACTGCCCGAACAAGCACGAGCGGCTGTGGTTCTCGCACCACCTCGAGACGCACACTGCCAGCCCGCCACTCGCGGACGGCATcaccgccgagcgcaagaagCGTATCTGGGAGCTCCTGTCCCGCAGCGAGGAGTTTGACCGCTTCATGGGCAAGAAGTTCCCCAACCTTAAGCGCTACGGCTGTGAAGGTGCCGAGAGCATGCTCCCTGCCCTCGACACTCTgttcgagctcggcgcggatg CCGGCCTGGCCTCCATCATCGTCGCGCTCCCccaccgcggccgcctctccctcctcaccgagcccgagctgTTCGGCTACTCCGCCACCCAGCTCTTCTCCAAGGTGCGCGGCTCGCCCGAGTTCAACCCAGAGAACGCACCTGGTGCCACTGGCGATGTGATTAGCCACCTGGCTGCGATCAAGAACCTCGACTACGACGGCAAGGGGGTCAAGATTGAGATGCTCCAGAACCCCTCCCATCTCGAG GCCGCAAACCCCGTCGCACTCGGCATCACCCGAGCCAAACAAATGTCGCTCCTCAAGTCGTCCCCGGCCGAGTGCCAGCTTGGTGACCGCGTGCTCTGTGTCCAGCTTCACGGCGATGCGGCGTTCAGCGGACAGGGCGTGGTGGCCGAGAGCTTGGGCCTCAGCGGCCTGCCTCACTACGGCAGTGGCGGCACTGTTCACATCATTGTCAA CAACAACATTGGCTACACCACGCCGGCGACCTTCAGCCGCTCCAGCGTGTATGCCTCGGACGTCGGCAAGATCATCGGCGCGCCGATTCTCCATGTCAACGGCGACTACCCCGAGG ACGTCGTTCGTGCCATGGACGTTGCGTTCCAGTACCGCACCAAGTTCCGCAAGGACATCATCGTCGACCTGATCTGCTACCGTCGATGGGGACACAACGAG CTCGATGAGCCCGGCTTCACTCAGC CCCTCATGTACGAGAAGATCCGCTCGCGCAAGTCTGTCCCCGAGCTGTTCGAGCAGCGCCTCAAG GACCAATCGGTGCTCACTGAGGCCGATGCCAAGGCAGGCCGTGACGCCTACAATGCCAAGCTCAACGACCAgcttgccggcgtcgacagctTCAAGGCCGAGTCGGAGATGCTTGGCGGCAAGTGGAAGGACATTGTGTGGCCGGCATCCAGCGCCGCCAACCCGGCGCCGGAGACGGGCCTCCCGATTGACCGATTGACCGAGGTCGGCCGTGCGAGCGTCACCCTGCCCGATGACTTT AACGTGCACTCGCGCCTGAAGCGCCACATTTCGGCGCGCCTCAAGGCCCTCGATGCCAAGGTCGACTTTGCAacggccgaggcgatggCGTTTGGCACGCTGTTGCAGGACGGTTATGACGTCCGAATCTCCGGTCAGGACGTCGGTCGCGGCACCTTCTCTCAACG TCATGCCATGTTTGTCGATCAGAAGGACGAGTCGTGCTTCGTGCCGCTGAACGATTCGCTCAAGGCGCCCGGCAAGCTTGAGCTGGCGAACA GCTCTCTGAGTGAGATGGCGGTGCTCGGGTTCGAGATTGGAATGAGTTGGGGCAACCCCCACCTGCTTCCCATCTGGGAAGCGCAGTTTGGTGACTTCAACAATGGGGCCCAGAGCATGATTGACACTTTCCTTGTCGGTTCCCAAG CCAAGTGGCTCAAGCAGACTGGGCTCGTCATGCTCCTGCCGCATGGCTATGACGGAGCTGGACCTGAGCATTCGTCGAGCAAGGTTGAGCGTTTCCTGCAAATGTCTGATGACGGTGCCGCCACGCCTGCCCATGACGTGAACCTTATCGTGGCAAACCCGTCTACGCCATCGCAGTTGTACCACCTGCTGCGTCGCCAGGTTGTACGCAACTTCCGCAAGCCTCTGATTGTTGCGTCTCCCAAGGGCCTGCTGCGTTCTCCT GTTGCAGCGTCGCCATTGTCGGCCATGGGACCTGGCACCAAGTTTGAGCCCGTTATTGCGGACAAGGTGGAGGGACCGGTTCGCAAGGTGCTCGTCGTATCCGGCAAGCACTACtacacgctcgccgaggcgcttcAGAAGGCAGGTGACAGCAATGTGGCCCTTGTTcgggtcgaggagctctCACCGTTCCCCACGGAGGAGCTCAGCAAGGCGCTAGAGGCATTCCCGGCGGACACGGCTGTGACTTGGGCGCAGGAAGAACCGGCAAACCAGGGTGCATGGACCTATGTCCGGCCCCGTATCGATGCCATTCTCAAGAAGCGTGGCTCTGAGCCGGTCGGCTATGCAGGACGCCGGGCCCTACCCACCACGGCCGTGGGTGTTGGCGCCTGGCACAAGGCCGAGACGGAGGAGATTGTTCGTGACGCGTTGGCCTAG